Below is a window of Planctomycetes bacterium MalM25 DNA.
TGCCGTCGGTCAAGAGAATCGCCCCTTCGACCGGGCATCGCTCGCTGCACACGGTGCAGGTTGTGTGGTGATAGGCCAAGCAGAGGTGCTCGGTGACAACGGCAGTCCCCATCACCGGCGGGATGCGGTCGGTCAGCACGCCCGGTTCGCACGAGGCGATGCAGGGAAAGTCCTCGCACATCAGGCAGGCCTGCGTGTCGGCCTCGATGATCGGTGTGGCGGCGACACGCTCACCGAGTCGCTCGGGGGCGTTGTGGATCGCGTCGTAGGGGCAAGCCGTGATGCAGTCGCCGCATCGCGTGCAGCCGGCGAGGAACTCGGCCTCTTCAATCGCGCCGGGCGGGCGGAAGACGGGTATCGTGCGAGGCGGCGATCGGGTGCCCAGGGCGGTGGTCGCCACGGGTTCGATGCTAATCCCGCCAAGGCTGCGTGGGGCGCCCTTCTCCGGATCTTGCTCAGCAGGCCGAG
It encodes the following:
- a CDS encoding quinol dehydrogenase periplasmic component, with amino-acid sequence MATTALGTRSPPRTIPVFRPPGAIEEAEFLAGCTRCGDCITACPYDAIHNAPERLGERVAATPIIEADTQACLMCEDFPCIASCEPGVLTDRIPPVMGTAVVTEHLCLAYHHTTCTVCSERCPVEGAILLTDGKPTVIEAACTGCGVCRYVCPAPENAILLMPAFARPNRPKP